The Gardnerella leopoldii genomic interval TAAAACACGCTGCTGCCTTTTAATACCAGCCAATTTCGCGCGAATGCTTTACTGCTCCACTAGGTGTTTTATATTTGCCCTTAATGTAACTTAGACCCCAGCTAATTTGTATTGCGGCATCTTCATGCCAATTAGCTCCTGCGCTGCTCATTTTATTTCCAGGAAGAGCTTGAGGAATGCCATAAGCGTGTGAGCTAGGATTTTCTGCGTTCCATCTCCATCCAGATTCCTTATTCCATAACCATAAAAGATCTTCCCATTCTTTACCGGTCCAACCCATTTGCGCAGCCGCGCCCTGAGCAAATAGTTTAGCTTGTTCTGGAGTAGCATGTACAAGGCTATCGGGATTAGAGCTTGGAGCGGGTGCAGGTGGATTAGCTGCAGGTGCGGGGGCAGCAGATGCGGTTTGTTGTTGAGTTTGTGATGTTTGCGCACCATTGTTACCATTCTGGTCTTTGCTTTGAGCCTGATTTTGCGTTTTCTGATTTTGTTGAGTTTGCTGTTGGCTGTTTTTCTTCTCCTGTTTTGCAGGCTGCTCAGTATTCTGCTTTTTGTGTTGAGAGTTTGTTTGTTGTTTGGATTGTTTTGACTTTTGTGTATTTGTATTATTTTTGTGAATTGGTGCGGGAGCAGCCTTACCTACAGCAATAACTTGATTAACTGCAGGCTTTACCAAATTTTGCGAAACTAGAGTTGCGCTTTCTGCTTTGCCATCTACGTATGTAACGTTATAAACATCTTCCCGCTCACCATTCACGCCAACTTGTTGTACAACGCGAGAATTTGCTGGAAGTTTAGGATCTACTACAGTTTGTGTGGCAAAAGGTAATGAAACCGTACGAGTTTCTTTGCCATGAGTAACTCGAGAAACACGTAAAACAGTATTTCCATCATCTTCTTCTACGCTTACGCGATCTTCCTTGCCGAGCACTATACCTTGAGAATCAAGAATTGCGCTCGCAGGTAAGTCTCCATTTTGCACAACGCGTGTTTTCCCGTCAGCGATAACGCTAATTGGACCTTTTTTATTAATCGATAAGCCGCAAGTTAGTTTATCGTAAATATTTTGCAAATTTACTGTAATTCGTGAAGCGTTCTTAGCATTAGCTTTAAAAAAGCCGATTAATTGATCGACACTAGTTGCAACAGTCCAGAACGGTATAGTTACTCCATCTACAGTGATAGAAGTTTGATAAGCACTGCGAACTGTTACAGTAGAATGATTTGTGAGAATATCTCCAGAAGAAGAAATAATTTGATCGTGAGTTTTTACTGGCACGTGTTGTTCTTCCAATAAACGTATTGGATTTGTTGAATAAGTGCTTACAATACGCGTTTTTCCATTTACGATCATTGCAACAGATTTTTTAGCTGTAAATATAAACAAGCTTGTTGCTGTGAGTGATATAGATAAAACGCAGGCGATTATTCTTGCACGACGCATCACTATTAATCGTCTAGGCGTCCATCGACGTGCCATACAATCACTCCCTTCGCAATAATGCTAACTTTTCTATTATACCTTCAGTTTGGCATTCAAAATCGAATGCAAAACAAAATAAAAGTGGGGGCGGGAGAGAAGGGGATATTCCCGCCCCCTATGAGGTGGAGCTGGTTGGGGGACGCTCCACTCTCACCTCGGAAACCCTGAGTTGGGGGAAGGTTCCCGAGTTCTTACTCGCGAAAAGTTTTTTGTTATAAAGATGATCATGTGCGCAGATATAGATTTGTCATTTTCATAATACGCCATAATTGGCACTGTATATGAAAAATAGAAATCTTTTCTATTTTTGAATAGTTAATTAGCCACTATCCCCTCTGCTTTAATCATTTCACGTCATTATATGTGATACGAAAGATAACAAAACTATAGTTCTGGAATATGTGAACAAAAAATAAGAAATACTCACGAAACGAGTGGAATAAAAATGGAGCCTCCTGCCGGGATCGAACCGGCGACCTGCCGCTTACAAGGCGGCCGCTCTGGCCATCTGAGCTAAGGAGGCGATGTTTTCTCGTTAGCATAACAAATCATGCTAAGTAGAACAATTGATTAGTGTACCATATGCCACGTCATTACAAAATTACGGCGATGTTGAATATAGAAACGGCGTGTTTTTTGTTGTTTATATTTGTGTATTTGGCAATATAAGGCATTAACATAATGCAGTATGGAAGATACAAGCATGTTCGATTTGCAGCCAGGGAATAATGTAGGCGGATACACGCTTATTTCTAGGCTTGGCGGCGGCGCAATGGGGTCAGTTTGGCGCGTTAATGACGATGGCGGCAATCAATATGCTATGAAAATATTACGTGCTTCTGTTCGTACAAAACAGAGTGAAGATGAGGATTCTGAGCAGGAACGTGCTCGAATGCGTTTAAAACGTGAAGCTTTGGCTTTGCAGAGGATTCATCATCCAGGTGTTTGCGCGATAGTGGATATGGAATTAGATGCTTCAATCGCTTTTATTGTGACAGAATTGATTGAAGGACATAATTTGCGCGAAGACGTGGATGAGAATGGGCCCTATATTGCAGATGATTTAGAGCGTCTTGCGCATAAGCTTATTGAAGCTGTTAAGGCAGTTCATGAAGCCGGTATTGTTCATCGCGATATTAAACCAACTAATGTAATGATTTCTGCTACTGGACCAGTATTAGTAGATTTTGGTATTGCGATGGGTGAAGGTGAAAGCCATGTTACTCGCACGGGATTAGTGATGGGCACTCCTGGTTTTATTGCTCCAGAAATTATTGAAGGCGGAGATTCAGATGAACTTACAGATTGGTGGTCTGTTGCTGCTGTGCTTGCATTTGCGGCTACCGGTAAGCCTGTTTTTGGCACAAAGCCTATGATGGCGGTTTTGGAGCGTGCTGCCTCAGGCAATGCAGATTTAACTGGGTTGCCTCCTAGAACAATGGCTGCTTTTCGTAAGGCGTTGAATCCGATTCGAGAACAGCGTTGCATGCTATCTGATTTAGAAAATGCAATTAGTCAAGATGCTATGGATCCTTTAGCCTGGCCGGAGGTGAACCGCCCTTTTGACCGTAATGCCACTAACATAACTATGCGTAAAATGTGGCGTGAAACGAGTCGTGAAACAAAAGAAAAAACTGCTATACTAACAAATTCTCGTACCTGCGATGCAGCTGGTACAGCTGGCATAACAAATCTTAACTCTGATGGAGAAACGCCAACCGTAACTGTTCGTTCTACTACTGTTATGCCGCATTCATTAGATAGTGAAGACGATAAAACATTTTGTGTAGATGAAAAAACACGAATTAATGCGTTAAACGATGTCGATTTACAGCATATACAGAACGACAATTCAAACAATTCACGTATTGCACAATCTTCAAAACTTATTCATGCTTCTAATAACGTTTTTGATAATGACAATATTGAAAATGAAGCAGGCGATTCCCTTCATGTTAAAAGTGATGAAGTGCCTTCTGTTGATCATACTCTTAATCAACATGATTATGTGCGTAAAGGAACATGGATACTGCTGATTTGTATAATTCTTCATTTAGCCATTGCTTGCTTAAGCATTCTCGATTCTATTGGTTTTGCGATGGTTTTTATGTGGATTAGTGCAACATCCGGCTACAGTATTTCATCAAGCTTGCGAAGATGGCAACTTAACGATGGAATAATTCCTCGTCATGATTCTGTAGTGCGTATTGCAACTTTGCCATGGCATATTATTCGAGGATTCGTCTACATGCTTCCACGAGTTATAGCTATTGTGATTTCTGGAGGTATTGGAGCTGTTATATATCCATTTCTCTGTGGTGATAATCCTGAATTACTTTCTATAGATGTTGGATCCTTGCGTATTCTTTTGCCAGCTTACTCACCTAATATTTTTTCAAATACTGCATTTGGATATACTCTAGGATTTATTGTTGCATGGGTTGTTTTTGCTGTAGTTAAATGGACTACAAAATTCCGTTTAGGATTAGGTGCGTTATTTTATTCTGGAAAATCATTTGAAAAATAAAAATAGTACGATACGTAATGTGTATTTTCCGTTGATGCCATCTACTAAACTGTGGTGAGGTTATTATTTCATTAGCAAGAATGCTGCTAGGAACTAGTCTTAGCATGCGAAATAAAGGGTTGAAGGATAACAATGCCTAAAATTCAGATGCGTGATAATAAGCAGGGAGATTCATCTGCTACTCGCCTACAAAGAACCATAGAAAATCGCGAACGTGCCGCGCGTGAGCGTCGTCAGCAAGCAATTATCGGCGTTATTGTAGTAATTATTGTTGCGGCTATGTTGGCTGCTGTAGGCATTACTGCGTATCAGGCAGCTTACGTTCAGCCTCAGAAAAAAGTAGAGCAATCTGCAAAATCTAATCATAATTTGGATAATATTGATCCAAGTATTCGTCCAAGCGGTGTTAATTCTAAGAATGGAATTCTTCTTAGCAAGGATGGGTACGGTAAGCAAGCTGCTGGTGCTCCTACAGTTGCTACTTATTTTGATCCTTTGTGCCCTGGTTGCGGAAACTTTAATCGTACTGTTGATGAAACTTTAATTAAAATGGTTGAAGCAGGTCAAATTAACCTAGAACTTCACCCAATGTCATTCTTGGATGGACTTTCTACTGACCATTACTCGACTCGTGTTTCTAGTGCTATTGCTTATATCGCTTCATATGATAACGATCCAAAGCATTTGCTTCAGTTTATCAATGGTATTTTTAACGAAAAATTCCAGCCGGAAGAAGGCGAGGGATATAAGCCTGTAAGCAATAAAGAATTGATTAAACTGGCTAAGAAATCTGGAATTCCAAACGAAATTGCAAGTAAAGCTTTTAACCGCCAATATTTGAAGTGGCAGCTGCTAGTTAATAAATACACTCCTGATCGTAAGGAATTGTGGAATGTCAGCGGTTCAAATAAAGGATCTATGACAACTCCAACAGTAACTATTAACGATAAATTGCTTGATATGAATGCCATTAATGAGAAAAAAATGAAGGTGCTTGATGCTCTGCTTCATTGCATTGGCTTGGATAAAAAGCAAGTTGGAGTTGCAGGTCAGATGCCTAAAGTGTCTGACACTAGTTCCCCTATTGCATTGTAAATAAGCTAAATTATAGAAATATAAATTATTAAATAAAAACGGACGTTGAGTGTATTCTTAACGTCCGTTTTAGTATAGAAATTACTTAATTTTATTTATAAATCAAGCGGCTTGCTCTTATATGTAACTTTTGGCATATGGCCAGATTTGCCAACATGTTCTTTATCGATTCCCAAAGACTTTAATATAGCTTCCAAAGGATCCATCTGCTTTTCAGAAGCTGCATTGAGATCTACTAGCTTACCATTAATTGTTACTGTTGGAGTTGTCATAGCGCCTTTATTAGAGCCAGAAACATTCCATAAAGCTTTTTCTTCTGGAGTATTCTCATTAATAACTTCTTGCCACTTAACATAGTGTAGGTTAAAGGCTTCATTCGCAATCTTATTTGCAACTCCAGCATCTTCAGCTAAATCAATAAGAGCTTTATTCGGTGTTGCTTGGTATCCATCGCCTTCTTCCGGCTGGAATCTTTCACTAAAGATGCTATTGATAAACTGAAGCAAATGCTTTGGATCGTTATCATATGAGGCGATATAAGCAATACCGCTTGAGACGCGATAAGAATATTGATCTGAGCTAAAACGATTTAAGAATGACATAGGGTGAAGTTCTAGGTTAATTTGACCTGCTTCAACCATTTTAATTAAAGTTTCATCAACAGTACGATTAAAGGATCCGCAACCAGGGCACAAAGGATCAAAATAAGTAGCAACTGTAGGAGCACCAGCAGCTTGCTTACCGTACCCATCCTTGCTAAGAAGAATTCCGCCTTGTAAATTAGATGCCGGTGGGATGTCAGAAGAAGGCAGTTTTTTAATCTCTTTGGCTATTTGGGAGTTTGCTGTATCCTCAATTTGTGTATCTGGCTTATTGGTTGTTGGATTTTCAATTTTTACTTGTGGTTTATTGATTGAATTGTAATAAGTCATAAACCCAGCTCCTGCAGCGAATGCAAGAATAACTAGTGCTATTACGATGCCAATTAAGCTTTTACTATAAGGGGTATTTGATTTTTGTATTTCATCATTTGTTGTTTCTTGTTGTTGATCCATAGTTATTCTCCTTTTGTGCGTCTTACTCGACACGCCGAGTTTATGCAAAATACTGATTTTTTGCTGTTTTTCTAAGATAAACATGATATATTAAGGCATGGCTCAACGAAGAGAACCTTCAATGGACCAGGTAAGTAAACTGTGGACGATTGATACCCGCCGATGTAGGAATTGGGGTCATGAGTGCACACCCTTCACTACGGATCGTTCGGCACGTACCTGCCGATGAAAGGACATATCATGGCAGAAGTTGTATTTGATCATGTGACTCGTATATACCCGGGCAACGATAAGCCTTCGGTTGATGACTTGAACATGACTATTAAAGATGGTGAGTTCCTCGTACTCGTTGGTCCATCTGGTTGCGGTAAGTCAACTACTTTGCGTATGTTGGCAGGTCTTGAAGAGGTTAACAAAGGACGTATCCTCATCGGCGGTCAAGATGTTACTACAATGCAGCCAAAGGATCGCGATATTGCAATGGTCTTCCAGAATTATGCACTGTATCCACACATGACAGTTGCTGATAACATGGGCTTTGCTTTGAAGATTGCTGGTGTTCCTAAGGAAGAAATTCGCAAGCGTGTTGAAAAAGCTGCAGAAGTGTTGGATTTGACAGAGTATTTGGATCGTAAGCCGAAGGCTTTGTCTGGTGGTCAGCGTCAGCGTGTTGCTATGGGTCGCGCAATTGTTCGTGAACCAAAAGTCTTCCTCATGGATGAGCCTCTTTCCAACCTTGATGCTAAGCTCCGCGTTCAGACTCGTACTCAGATTGCTGCTTTGCAGCGTCAGCTTGGTGTTACTACTCTGTACGTTACCCACGATCAGACTGAAGCTTTGACCATGGGCGATCGCATTGCAGTGATTAAGCTTGGCGTATTGCAGCAGGTTGGAGCTCCTACTGAGCTTTATGACCGCCCTGCAAATGTATTCGTTGCAGGCTTCATTGGCTCGCCATCCATGAATATCAATCAGCACCCAGTTGTAAACGGTCGAGCTCAGATCGGTGAGGATTCTATAGTTCTTCCAGCTGAGGCTGTTGACAAGCTCACTGCAGAAGATAACGGACAGATTATTGTTGGCTTCCGTCCAGAAGATGCAAGCTTGGCAACATCCGATGATCCAAATGCGTTCTCCTTGAAGGTAATGAACGTGGAAGATCTCGGTTCCGATGGCTATATCTACGGCAATATCATCACCGATGGTTCTCCTGAGGAAGCATCTACGATGATGTCTGATCAAAACAAGCTCACTACTATTCGCGTGAACCCACGTGCTCTTCCAAAGGTTGGCGACACCGTGAAGATCAAGATTGATCCATCTAAGATGCATCTGTTCGCACCTTCTACGGAGTTGCGTTTGAACTAAAAGTGTTGGTTTGCCTGCTTATATGAGCTAGTAAGCAAACTTTCGGTATAAGGTATAGCGGGGTTCGCAGTATGACGCGAACCCCGTTTTTGGCACAAAAAAGCAGCATAATAAGTGTGCAATAATACATCATTACAATGCATCGCTTATTATATATAGTTGTTATCAATAATTCGTCGGTGGTTGAGCTGTGTTTATCTGGAATGCAGTGATATCGTTGGCATGAGCTTGATTGGTAAATAAACTTTATGGAATGGAATGACGCTCCTCAATTAGACCCGCGTGCTGTGCAAGCAACTTCGGTATCTGCACAGGACGAGAATGCGTCGTCTCAAGAGCCGCAGGCACTGAAGATTACTGCGGCTAGTTCAGATCCAAAAATGTTTACACTGCCTTGGGAATTACCACTTTCTCAATGGCCTGCTGATTTATTCGTGAATTTGCCGCGTGGTATTTCTCGTCACGTTGTGCGATTTGTTCACGTTGGCGATGAAGTGTATGCAATGAAGGAAATTACTCGTCAAGTTGCAGAACGTGAGTATGAGCTTTTGCGTAGGCTTCGTAAACTTGAGTTGCCTACAGTTACTCCTATAGCTGTTGTTGCAGGACGCCATGACGCTAATGGTGAAAAGCTTGAGGCAATGTTAGTTACGAAACATTTAAAGTTCTCACTACCATATCGTGCATTATTTGCTCGTACGTTGCGTCCGGATACTGCAGAGCGCCTTATCGATGCGCTTGCTGTTCTTATGGTGCGCTTGCATCTTTCTGGCTTCTATTGGGGCGATGTATCGCTTTCCAACGTGCTGTTTTTGCGAGATGCAGATGCTTTTTCTGCATTCCTAGTTGACGCAGAAACTGGTGATTTGCATGGAAGTTTAACAGAAGGTCAACGAGAATACGATATCGATTTAGCCCGAACCAACATTATTGGTGAGCTTATGGATTTGAGCTCCGGTCAGCTTTTACCGACAGAAGTAGATGAAATCAGTATAGGAAATCGTCTAGTAGATCGCTATCATTCGCTTTGGAGTACGCTTACTGACGTTGATAAGTTCAGTCCTGATGAGATGTGGCGAATTGAACGTCGTGTCAATCGTCTAAATGAGCTTGGTTTCGATGTTGACGAGTTAGAGATGAAGACTTCAGAAGATGGTCGAAGGGTTTTGGTTCGACCTCGCGTTGTGGATGCTGGTTATGCTTCCCGCAAGCTTCTTCGTCTTACTGGATTGGACGTTCAAGAGAATCAGGCTCGAAGGCTTCTGAACGATTTGGATGCGTATCGCACTTCTACATGGCGTCAAGGTGAAGAGCTGGAAATCGTCGCAACTGATTGGATGCGTGAAATTTTCGAGCCAACAGTTCGTATGATTCCTCCTGAGTTCCGTTCGCAAATTGAACCAGCTCAGTTCTTCCATGAAGTGTTGGATCATCGTTGGTTTATGGCAGAAAAAGTTGGCCATGACGTTGCTATGCAAGATGCTGTAACTAGCTATATTAAGAACGTATTACCACAGTACAAAATGGATAAGCATGTTCTTGCTGCTATTAATGCAGATGCTGATTCTGGCGTTGTGGATGATGAATACACGTATTCTTCTCCAGCACCTGTAGGCCACGATATAGTTGAAGATGATCAAGATGCTAGTGTTTGGGCGAGTTGAGTATTGCGTTATATAAGTAATTAGCTAATTCTCAACAAGTATGGCATTGATTGTCGTTTTTGATCTTAAGTGAATTTTTCGTAGGGGGAGCTTCGACTCCCCCGTTTTTTTTTATTGCAGTTTACTCGCTTACCCTAAATTTGGATATAAAAAAGTGCCCCCTGTGGGACTCGAACCCACAACCCAAGACTTAAAAGGACTCTGCTCTGCCAATTGAGCTAAAGGGGCAACAAATGCCAAGTATACTACATTCAATCGACGAAGTGAATATCGTGTGAACTTATGCGTGTTATATATATTTATTGCAGTATTCCGAGTGACTCCAGTTTTGCTTTTATTTGTGTTGCAGATGGCTCAACCATAAAAGTATTATCCGCAAAAGTAACAACTGGAATGTGCTTTTGATTGCTAATTTCAATCGCTTTTTCTTCAGCACCTTCTTCTGTTTCAATATCGTGCCAAACGAATGCCACACCATACTGGGTTAGCGCAGCTTTTGCACGTTTGCAATCTCCACACCAATCTGCACCGTATACATTTACGGTAGGCTGATCTGACATAAAATCCTCCTTAATGATTTTGTGAATTCAAATTTTGCGTAATAATAGCTCGTGCTATTTATTACTACTTTTATTAGTGTAATAGATGCAGATGTACTTAAGCATATTGACGTTGAAGTGTGACAAAGATGAGAAAAAATAGTGAAATGTATTGCTAGTGTCCCTTGACTTTCATAGTCTTGATGTCATGAATATGGTTATGGATATGAACATGCTAATTTGGTTTGCGGCTGCGGCTGTTGTTATTGCCATCTTATTAGTAACAGTTGCAGTGATTTTGCGCATTCACAGCAATAGTCATGGACCAGTAATTCCTGAAAGCGTTGATAGTTCAATCGATACAGGCAAAACTAAAGCGCGTGGAACAAAAAAATCTGGAAAACAGATAGAAAGTAACATAGCTGTTATACCTAATGAAGAAGTAAAGTCTGAATTATTGCCAGAAAGTACTTCTTCGCGTATTAAACGTCTTCGCGAACGTTTGGCTCATAGTGCAAATCCATTTGGTCGTGCATTGTTTAATATCATAAGCAAGGACCATCTTTCGGAAGAAGATTGGGAAAATGTAGAAGATACTCTTCTTATGGCCGATGTTGGCTCTCGAGCTAGTGAAGAATTAGTAGAAGATCTACGCAAAGATGCACGCATTGCTGGTACTTCTAGTTCAGAAGATGTGCATTCAGCATTGCGTACGAAACTATTGAAAATAGTAGATGAAGACGCTGATCGACGCTTAAATGCAGATAAATCAGATGCGCATCATCCTAGCGTTATTATGATGGTCGGCGTTAATGGCACCGGTAAAACCACTACTGCTGGTAAATTAGCGCGATTGTTTATTGCCCAAAAACGTTCAGTAATGTTTGCTGCAGCAGATACTTTTCGTGCGGCTGCAGCTGATCAACTTGAAACTTGGGCGTCTGCAGTAAGCGTGCCAGTTGTTCGTGCAGATAAAGATGGTGCTGATCCTGCTTCTGTTGCTTTTATTGCTGCGAATAAGGCAAAAGAAGAACAAACTGATTTATTGATTGTAGATACTGCTGGTCGTTTGCAGAATAAAGCAAATTTAATGGAAGAGCTTGGCAAAATTCGTAGGGTTATAGAAAAAACTATGCCTGTTGATGAAGTATTGCTGGTATTGGATGCTACTACTGGTCAAAATGGCATGTCTCAAGCAAAAGTATTTGCTGAAGCTATTGGCATTACGGGCGTAGTCCTTACTAAGCTTGATGGTTCCGCTAAAGGTGGAATTGTTATAGCTGTACAGCGTGAACTTGGTGTGCCGGTTAAGCTAGTAGGTCTTGGCGAAGGACCAGATGATTTGGTCCCGTTTGATGCTCAAAGCTTCGTAGACGGTCTGCTCGCTTAATGCTGAGCATTGATGTAGCTGCATGAGTGGTAGTTTTTAATCTTCCGCTAAAGTCTTTATGAGTTTTGGCTATAAGAGTTTCTCGGTACAATAGTTATATAAAGTAATACTTAAGCTGCAATGATGTTATTGTTGCGCTGTTTCAAATAATTGAGGTGAAAAATGACCACAATGGATCCGCAATGGGCATTGTTGGCTGGCGCGTTGGTGTTTATTATTACGCCGGGTATTGCCCTGTTCTATGGAGGCCGTGAACGCGCTACTTCCATGGTGAATATGATGATGCTTTCAGCTGGCGCTATTGCTGTAACTACACTGGTTTGGACGCTGTGGGGATGGTCGTTAGCTTTTGCTGGCAAAGATATGGCTGGTGGTGTTATAGGTGATCCATTGAGTGGTTTGCTATTCCGTGATTCGATGGTGGCAGATCATGGTGTGTTTACGTCTATGGACGCAAATTCCGGATTATCTGGCGGCATTCCTGCAGCTTTTCGCTTAGCATGTGCTGTTGTTGCAGTAGCGCTTATTACTGGAGCTCTAGCCGGTCGAGTGCGTTACGCTATTTGGCTTATTTTCGTAGCTGTGTGGATTACTTTAGTATTCGCTCCGTTAGCGCATATGGTGTGCGGTGGTGGATTGCTTTCGCCTAATGGTGCTATTTCACAGGCGTTAGGTATTTCAGTGCATGACTTCGCGGGTGGCTCTATATTGCATATTGCTGCGGCTGTTTCGGCTTTTGCGATTGTTATGATCATTGGCGGACATGCTCACTTCCCTCTTAAGCGTTTTGTTTTGCATATTAAGAATGTTGCGCATACGAGTGGCAACGCTAATTCTGGAGCTACTAATTCGCGTAATCCTAAAAGTCGTTTATCGCGCGCATTGTGGGCTGATGTTGAGCATGCTAAAAATGCCGCTAGTGAGACTGTTGTCTCTCCAGTTGCTACAGTAACTGAAGTTGCTGCAGAATCCACTGCAACGCAGTCAGCAGTTGAAAATGGTGTTGCTGCTCGCCAACCGCATAATGTTCCTTTCGTTATGCTTGGCGTTTTCTTGATTTGGTTCGGTTGGCTTGGGTTAATGATTGGTTCTTCTGCAGGCGTTCCTGGAGTTGCAGGTTATGCTTGGGTGAGTTCCACAATAACTGCTTCTGCTTCAATGCTTGCCTGGGGTGTGACTGAACGTTTACA includes:
- a CDS encoding ammonium transporter, whose translation is MTTMDPQWALLAGALVFIITPGIALFYGGRERATSMVNMMMLSAGAIAVTTLVWTLWGWSLAFAGKDMAGGVIGDPLSGLLFRDSMVADHGVFTSMDANSGLSGGIPAAFRLACAVVAVALITGALAGRVRYAIWLIFVAVWITLVFAPLAHMVCGGGLLSPNGAISQALGISVHDFAGGSILHIAAAVSAFAIVMIIGGHAHFPLKRFVLHIKNVAHTSGNANSGATNSRNPKSRLSRALWADVEHAKNAASETVVSPVATVTEVAAESTATQSAVENGVAARQPHNVPFVMLGVFLIWFGWLGLMIGSSAGVPGVAGYAWVSSTITASASMLAWGVTERLHSGCFTALGAASGVMAGLAASAAAADVIAPLWALVLGVLSGVITSLVTHSRTFVRYDGALHVVSVNGVAALIGVLAVGLFADGSGLLAVGDWHQLVAQLCLIGITVLYAGAVTAVLAFVLEKLFGWRISEAKERKGVDLADQGERAYDFSSIAQSHDGAVVAVADDDANKTQMAVLTSVDIDMSENEVEQSDFMVDQSEANPEQGDSEVDDTKSEVEQKESSSEEESETVEKDKSAQNNKKTGKRNNSAKE